In Balearica regulorum gibbericeps isolate bBalReg1 chromosome 2, bBalReg1.pri, whole genome shotgun sequence, one DNA window encodes the following:
- the KLF10 gene encoding Krueppel-like factor 10 isoform X1: protein MEMMTEKQRDTRYFWNNTPEKSDYEAVEALISMSCNWKSDFKKHAEMRPITPASDMSEESDETLLPGAADFNAIPAFCLTPPYSPSDFEMSQVTHPGAPVPAAVLSKSPAEAAKPLAAPWREAERPSAAGPLKAQATSVIRHTADAQLCNRKTCPVRTASVLKYQDGVSRETNSKQNAEAERSACSAVAPSRASDESGELPVAEGKTAEPAGGPVPLTKPSVRRHQPAPGPAQQPAAVAPPCPAQGSGAPPMPVICQMVPLPANNNVVTAVVPNTTPSQQPALCQPMVFMGTQVPKGAVMFVVPQPVVQSTKAPIISPNGTRLSPIAPAPGFIPSAAKTTPPVDSSRIRSHICSYPGCGKTYFKSSHLKAHVRTHTGEKPFSCSWKGCERRFARSDELSRHRRTHTGEKKFACPMCERRFMRSDHLTKHARRHLSAKKLPNWQMEVSKLNDIAVPPTSATAQ, encoded by the exons atggagaTGATGACTGAGAAACAGAGAGATACTAGGTATTTCTGGAACAATACTCCTGAAAAAAGCGATTATGAGGCTGTAGAAGCCCTTATTTCTATGAGTTGCAACTGGAAATCAGACTtcaaaaaacatgcagaaatgaGACCTATAACTCCAGCATCTGATATGTCAGAAGAGAGTGATGAGACTTTGCTTCCTGGAGCAGCAGACTTCAATGCGATACCAGCATTT TGCCTGACGCCCCCCTACAGCCCTTCCGACTTTGAGATGTCGCAGGTGACGCATCCGGGGGCGCCCGTGCCCGCTGCGGTGCTCAGCAAGTCGCCGGCCGAGGCTGCTAAGCCTCTGGCCGCGCCttggagagaggcagagaggcCTTCAGCCGCCGGGCCTCTGAAAGCTCAAGCGACGAGTGTTATCCGCCACACGGCTGATGCCCAGCTTTGTAACCGCAAAACCTGCCCGGTGAGAACAGCCAGCGTGCTGAAATACCAGGATGGTGTTTCAAGGGAAACAAACAGTAAACAAAATGCCGAAGCAGAACGGTCAGCGTGTTCAGCCGTGGCGCCGAGCAGGGCCAGTGATGAGAGTGGTGAGCTGCCAGTGGCAGAAGGAAAAACGGCAGAACCAGCTGGCGGTCCGGTGCCCTTGACAAAGCCCTCAGTCAGGAGACATCAGCCTGCCCCTGGACCAGCACAGCAGCCGGCTGCGGTGGCACCGCCAtgccctgcccagggcagtggagCACCCCCCATGCCAGTGATTTGCCAGATGGTCCCGCTGCCCGCAAACAACAACGTTGTGACAGCCGTAGTGCCCAACACCACGCCAAGCCAGCAGCCGGCTCTCTGTCAGCCCATGGTCTTCATGGGCACCCAAGTTCCTAAGGGTGCCGTTATGTTTGTTGTGCCCCAGCCAGTTGTGCAGAGCACAAAGGCTCCCATTATTAGTCCGAACGGCACGAGACTCTCTCCCATTGCCCCTGCTCCCGGCTTCATACCTTCTGCAGCAAAAACCACTCCTCCAGTTGATTCTTCAAGAATAAGAAGTCACATTTGCAGCTACCCAGGATGTGGGAAAACGTACTTCAAGAGCTCCCATTTGAAGGCTCACGTCAGAACACACACAG gagaaAAGCCATTCAGTTGTAGTTGGAAAGGCTGTGAGAGAAGGTTTGCACGATCCGATGAACTGTCTCGCCATCGCAGAACGCATACAGGGGAGAAGAAGTTTGCCTGTCCGATGTGTGAGCGGCGGTTCATGAGGAGCGACCACTTAACGAAGCATGCGCGTCGCCACTTATCGGCTAAGAAGTTACCGAACTGGCAAATGGAAGTGAGCAAGTTAAACGATATTGCCGTGCCGCCAACATCTGCAACCGCGCAGTGA
- the KLF10 gene encoding Krueppel-like factor 10 isoform X2, which produces MGSGEQKEENKGSGRRAAAARAPEEEMEMMTEKQRDTRYFWNNTPEKSDYEAVEALISMSCNWKSDFKKHAEMRPITPASDMSEESDETLLPGAADFNAIPAFCLTPPYSPSDFEMSQVTHPGAPVPAAVLSKSPAEAAKPLAAPWREAERPSAAGPLKAQATSVIRHTADAQLCNRKTCPVRTASVLKYQDGVSRETNSKQNAEAERSACSAVAPSRASDESGELPVAEGKTAEPAGGPVPLTKPSVRRHQPAPGPAQQPAAVAPPCPAQGSGAPPMPVICQMVPLPANNNVVTAVVPNTTPSQQPALCQPMVFMGTQVPKGAVMFVVPQPVVQSTKAPIISPNGTRLSPIAPAPGFIPSAAKTTPPVDSSRIRSHICSYPGCGKTYFKSSHLKAHVRTHTGEKPFSCSWKGCERRFARSDELSRHRRTHTGEKKFACPMCERRFMRSDHLTKHARRHLSAKKLPNWQMEVSKLNDIAVPPTSATAQ; this is translated from the exons ATGGGGAGCGGcgaacaaaaagaggaaaataaaggcagCGGGCGgagagcggcggcggcgcgggctCCG gaggaagaaatggagaTGATGACTGAGAAACAGAGAGATACTAGGTATTTCTGGAACAATACTCCTGAAAAAAGCGATTATGAGGCTGTAGAAGCCCTTATTTCTATGAGTTGCAACTGGAAATCAGACTtcaaaaaacatgcagaaatgaGACCTATAACTCCAGCATCTGATATGTCAGAAGAGAGTGATGAGACTTTGCTTCCTGGAGCAGCAGACTTCAATGCGATACCAGCATTT TGCCTGACGCCCCCCTACAGCCCTTCCGACTTTGAGATGTCGCAGGTGACGCATCCGGGGGCGCCCGTGCCCGCTGCGGTGCTCAGCAAGTCGCCGGCCGAGGCTGCTAAGCCTCTGGCCGCGCCttggagagaggcagagaggcCTTCAGCCGCCGGGCCTCTGAAAGCTCAAGCGACGAGTGTTATCCGCCACACGGCTGATGCCCAGCTTTGTAACCGCAAAACCTGCCCGGTGAGAACAGCCAGCGTGCTGAAATACCAGGATGGTGTTTCAAGGGAAACAAACAGTAAACAAAATGCCGAAGCAGAACGGTCAGCGTGTTCAGCCGTGGCGCCGAGCAGGGCCAGTGATGAGAGTGGTGAGCTGCCAGTGGCAGAAGGAAAAACGGCAGAACCAGCTGGCGGTCCGGTGCCCTTGACAAAGCCCTCAGTCAGGAGACATCAGCCTGCCCCTGGACCAGCACAGCAGCCGGCTGCGGTGGCACCGCCAtgccctgcccagggcagtggagCACCCCCCATGCCAGTGATTTGCCAGATGGTCCCGCTGCCCGCAAACAACAACGTTGTGACAGCCGTAGTGCCCAACACCACGCCAAGCCAGCAGCCGGCTCTCTGTCAGCCCATGGTCTTCATGGGCACCCAAGTTCCTAAGGGTGCCGTTATGTTTGTTGTGCCCCAGCCAGTTGTGCAGAGCACAAAGGCTCCCATTATTAGTCCGAACGGCACGAGACTCTCTCCCATTGCCCCTGCTCCCGGCTTCATACCTTCTGCAGCAAAAACCACTCCTCCAGTTGATTCTTCAAGAATAAGAAGTCACATTTGCAGCTACCCAGGATGTGGGAAAACGTACTTCAAGAGCTCCCATTTGAAGGCTCACGTCAGAACACACACAG gagaaAAGCCATTCAGTTGTAGTTGGAAAGGCTGTGAGAGAAGGTTTGCACGATCCGATGAACTGTCTCGCCATCGCAGAACGCATACAGGGGAGAAGAAGTTTGCCTGTCCGATGTGTGAGCGGCGGTTCATGAGGAGCGACCACTTAACGAAGCATGCGCGTCGCCACTTATCGGCTAAGAAGTTACCGAACTGGCAAATGGAAGTGAGCAAGTTAAACGATATTGCCGTGCCGCCAACATCTGCAACCGCGCAGTGA